From Anopheles funestus chromosome 3RL, idAnoFuneDA-416_04, whole genome shotgun sequence, a single genomic window includes:
- the LOC125768555 gene encoding juvenile hormone acid O-methyltransferase, with translation MNKANLYEQANGVQRRDAMEILKEYAPLISCRRTGGDDIALLDIGCGSGDVLVDFILPVLGRGTVSVVGRVLGTDISEQMVRYARESYRHLKTIEFETLDIGSKLDASTLTRWGQFSHVTSFYCLHWVQNQHTAFSNIYQLLKAGGDCLLVFLANNPIFDIYNQLSRSPKWSKYMYDVEKYISPYQYCENPASEIEDLLCTVGFQHYQIQVRDKLYVYEGLDNLKRAVMAVNPFSERMPTELQDKFLLDYIAVVREMYLAKSSSEENDANLQFISPYKLVIVYAKK, from the exons atgaatAAGGCTAATCTGTACGAACAAGCGAACGGTGTGCAGCGGCGTGATGCGATGGAGATTTTGAAAGAATATGCACCACTCATCAGCTGTCGTCGAACCGGTGGCGACGACATTGCACTGTTGGACATTGGTTGTGGCAGTGGCGATGTGTTGGTAGACTTCATTCTACCGGTGCTCGGTCGGGGTACCGTTTCAGTTGTGGGGCGAGTTCTGGGCACGGACATCTCCGAACAGATGGTACGCTATGCGCGCGAGTCATACCGACATCTTAAGACGATCGAGTTCGAAACGCTCGACATTGGATCGAAACTGGATGCGTCAACGCTTACCCGGTGGGGTCAGTTCAGTCACGTCACTTCCTTCTATTGCTTACACTGGGTACAAAACCAACA CACTGCCTTCTCCAACATTTATCAACTATTGAAGGCAGGTGGTGATTGCCTGTTAGTGTTCCTAGCCAATAACCCCATCTTCGACATATACAACCAACTATCTCGTTCGCCCAAATGGTCCAAGTACATGTATGACGTGGAGAAGTACATCTCACCGTACCAGTATTGTGAAAATCCAGCCAGTGAGATCGAAGATCTGCTGTGTACGGTTGGTTTCCAGCACTATCAAATTCAGGTTCGCGACAAGTTGTACGTCTACGAAGGATTAGACAATCTGAAGA GAGCAGTTATGGCTGTTAATCCATTCAGTGAGCGGATGCCTACCGAGCTGCAGGATAAGTTCCTGCTCGATTATATTGCAGTTGTGCGGGAGATGTATTTGGCGAAGAGTTCTAGCGAGGAAAATGATGCAAATCTACAGTTTATTTCACCATACAAACTGGTGATCGTGTATGCTAAAAAATAG
- the LOC125768557 gene encoding ras-related protein Rab-3 produces MAGGGDPKWQKDASDQNFDYMFKLLIIGNSSVGKTSFLFRYADDSFTSAFVSTVGIDFKVKTVFRHDKRVKLQIWDTAGQERYRTITTAYYRGAMGFILMYDITNEESFNSVQDWVTQIKTYSWDNAQVILVGNKCDMEDERVISFERGKQLADQLGVEFFETSAKENVHVTDVFERLVDIICDKMSESLDSDPTLVAGGPKGQRLTDQPGQGPPNANCNC; encoded by the exons ATGGCTGGAGGTGGTGATCCAAAATGGCAGAAAGATGCGTCCGATCAGAACTTTGACTACATGTTCAAGCTGCTGATCATCGGTAACTCTAGCGTCGGCAAGACCAGCTTCCTGTTTCGCTACGCAGACGACTCATTTACCTCCGCGTTCGTGTCGACGGTAGGCATTGACTTCAAAGTAAAAACCGTGTTCCGTCATGACAAGCGGGTGAAGCTACAGATATGG GATACTGCTGGACAGGAACGATATCGCACGATAACGACGGCGTACTATCGCGGTGCAATGGGTTTCATCCTGATGTACGATATCACCAATGAGGAAAGCTTCAACTCTGTACAGGATTG GgttacacaaataaaaacctATTCGTGGGACAACGCACAAGTAATACTTGTCGGCAACAAGTGCGACATGGAGGACGAACGAGTCATTTCCTTCGAACGTGGCAAACAGCTAGCCGATCAGCTAGGTGTGGAATTTTTCGAAACATCCGCCAAGGAAAACGTACACGTGACG GATGTGTTTGAGCGACTGGTAGACATCATCTGCGATAAGATGTCGGAGAGCTTAGATTCCGATCCAACACTGGTGGCCGGCGGTCCCAAGGGTCAGCGGTTGACCGATCAACCAGGTCAAGGGCCACCGAACGCAAACTGTAACTGCTAA